The Deferribacter desulfuricans SSM1 genome contains a region encoding:
- a CDS encoding RNA-guided endonuclease InsQ/TnpB family protein, whose amino-acid sequence MITCQAFKFKLKTNEELENKFAQFAGSCRFVWNKAIALIKQKLDIKKVDKIINIHLPQYYKNTATIPTYNEMAGMLKLWKQSEEYAFLKEAHSQILQQTLKDLYKAIDSAFTKGNGISFPDFRKKGKSPDSFRYPQGFKINNNRIFLPKIGWVRFYKSRNIVGKPKNVTVKRYADGWYISVVTEKDTSIKENLSNPVGIDVGVKKIITLSNGCYFEPLDLSKYEKKLIKLQRQLSRKQHPTKKGDKTPFSNNYKKHQRKIAKMWLKIANVRNDYLHKITTAIAKKHGFVAVENLKVKNLTKSAKGTKDSPGRNVKAKSGLNRSILSRAWGRFFELLEYKLQRNGGKLVRVDAKNTSITCPLCDYTNKENRKNQAVFVCKKCGFTSNADLVGAINVLMRAMRKENLITLPQGLREVTPVEYAREYTLKQEPAGNREGLPLPSIA is encoded by the coding sequence ATGATTACATGTCAAGCCTTTAAATTTAAACTCAAGACCAATGAAGAGTTAGAAAACAAGTTCGCCCAATTTGCCGGCTCTTGTAGGTTTGTATGGAATAAAGCTATTGCTTTAATAAAACAAAAGCTTGATATAAAAAAGGTAGATAAAATCATCAATATCCACTTGCCACAATATTACAAAAATACTGCTACTATACCTACCTATAACGAAATGGCGGGAATGCTTAAATTATGGAAACAATCCGAAGAATACGCTTTCTTAAAAGAAGCACATTCTCAAATTCTACAACAAACCTTAAAGGATTTATACAAAGCCATAGACAGTGCTTTTACCAAAGGCAATGGTATATCTTTTCCAGACTTCAGGAAGAAAGGTAAATCGCCAGACAGCTTTAGATATCCTCAAGGCTTTAAGATAAATAACAATAGAATATTTTTACCTAAAATAGGATGGGTTAGGTTTTATAAATCAAGAAACATAGTTGGCAAACCAAAGAATGTAACAGTTAAAAGATACGCCGATGGCTGGTATATAAGCGTAGTTACCGAAAAAGACACATCAATTAAAGAAAATCTATCCAACCCCGTGGGTATAGATGTAGGTGTAAAAAAGATAATCACACTATCCAACGGTTGTTACTTCGAGCCTCTTGATTTAAGTAAATATGAGAAAAAACTAATCAAACTCCAAAGGCAACTCTCGAGAAAACAACACCCTACCAAAAAAGGAGATAAGACACCGTTTTCTAATAATTACAAAAAACACCAAAGAAAAATAGCAAAGATGTGGCTTAAGATAGCAAATGTGAGAAACGATTACCTACATAAAATAACAACAGCCATAGCCAAAAAACACGGCTTTGTGGCTGTAGAGAATTTAAAGGTTAAGAACCTAACCAAATCTGCAAAAGGCACAAAAGACAGCCCCGGACGTAATGTAAAAGCTAAATCAGGCTTAAACAGAAGCATTCTTTCTCGAGCGTGGGGTAGGTTCTTTGAACTGCTTGAGTATAAACTCCAGAGAAATGGGGGGAAACTGGTTAGAGTTGACGCTAAAAACACCTCTATAACCTGTCCTCTATGTGATTACACTAATAAGGAAAACCGCAAAAACCAAGCGGTATTTGTATGCAAAAAGTGTGGTTTTACGTCTAATGCTGATTTGGTAGGTGCGATAAATGTTTTAATGAGAGCGATGAGGAAGGAAAACCTTATAACCCTACCGCAGGGCTTGCGGGAAGTCACGCCTGTGGAGTATGCCAGAGAGTATACGCTGAAGCAGGAACCAGCGGGAAACCGTGAGGGATTACCGCTTCCATCGATAGCGTAG
- a CDS encoding EAL domain-containing protein translates to MVINTTVDKPITDLDHIYFNFISDIPYFYLIENYNLFKNFVYEIYPIKNTATNYNSLCVLKYQNNYDYFVHFNEIFDKVLLETKNYSIFLTPVVINNTDYYLNLLNNVQASNNWHYIRSILQYNLIRSLYMTKDMILNKQYIYKLNFSEDMLLKNLDVIGIEFLSSLDIPNNYKGQFFKDIREIGNSILFDFDRKVTKLVASYLFENLDNLINQCPGLKYLHINIFPRNFLAKNINIISNLLAYVIDFIERKKSNLKLVLEFVEYETINNQIIKEVSNLRKDLDFLIALDDFGNGFFNYNIINDLKPDIIKIDKHLVQSLTLDHNNLYLKSLFNHFCQLAQSTKAKLIFEGIENQEMMDNLLLINKNYNIDTYFQGYYYHYPEKIFQKYIK, encoded by the coding sequence ATGGTTATAAATACAACTGTGGATAAACCTATTACTGATTTAGATCATATATATTTTAATTTTATTTCTGATATTCCTTATTTCTATTTAATAGAAAATTATAATTTATTTAAAAATTTTGTTTATGAAATTTATCCTATTAAGAATACTGCTACGAACTATAACAGTTTATGTGTTTTAAAATATCAAAACAATTATGATTATTTTGTTCATTTTAACGAAATATTTGATAAAGTTTTATTAGAAACAAAAAATTATAGTATATTTTTAACTCCAGTAGTTATAAATAATACTGACTATTATTTAAATTTACTTAATAATGTACAAGCATCTAATAATTGGCATTACATTAGAAGTATATTACAATATAATTTAATACGTTCGTTGTATATGACAAAAGATATGATTTTAAACAAACAATATATTTATAAATTAAATTTTTCAGAAGATATGTTGTTAAAAAACTTAGATGTAATAGGTATAGAATTTTTATCATCTTTAGATATTCCTAATAATTACAAAGGTCAATTTTTCAAAGATATACGTGAAATAGGTAACTCAATTCTATTTGATTTTGATAGAAAAGTAACTAAGTTAGTTGCGAGCTATCTTTTTGAGAATTTAGATAACTTGATTAATCAATGTCCTGGTCTTAAGTATTTGCATATTAATATATTTCCTAGAAATTTTTTAGCAAAAAATATAAACATTATTTCTAATTTGTTAGCTTATGTTATAGATTTTATAGAACGGAAAAAATCTAATTTAAAATTGGTTTTAGAATTTGTTGAATACGAAACAATTAATAATCAAATAATTAAAGAAGTGTCAAATCTAAGAAAAGATTTGGATTTCTTAATTGCTTTAGATGATTTTGGAAATGGTTTTTTTAATTATAATATTATAAATGATCTTAAACCTGATATAATTAAAATAGATAAGCATTTAGTTCAATCTTTAACTTTAGATCATAATAATTTATATTTAAAAAGTCTTTTTAATCATTTTTGTCAATTAGCACAGTCTACTAAAGCCAAATTAATTTTTGAAGGTATAGAAAATCAAGAAATGATGGATAATTTACTTTTGATTAATAAAAACTATAATATTGATACTTATTTTCAAGGATATTATTACCATTATCCAGAAAAAATATTTCAAAAATATATTAAATAA
- a CDS encoding replication initiation protein, with translation MDRLKVSTLFIYNLGFKSGDNREVFVKSINAYKLLLCLIDNYFNSIDNSDKLPKTTLLNRYKFKKESLRYLKNYQRPLEHIRLDYKDNSKKIFYGIFIRKDYILYYVNKKIHEIVTKYNYNIEIPVLVLNSFKSFYSFRFYLLTKVIFKNRAVIKYKLSTLRKLLTLDNSVFLNNRNFCRFIIEKSINEINQTDLLSHKINYKYERNKYRKVEYIILYKSKK, from the coding sequence ATGGATAGATTGAAAGTTTCAACTTTATTTATTTACAATCTAGGGTTTAAATCTGGTGATAATAGGGAAGTTTTTGTTAAGTCGATTAATGCTTATAAATTACTGTTATGTTTGATTGATAATTATTTCAATAGTATTGATAATAGTGATAAATTGCCTAAAACCACATTATTGAATAGATATAAATTTAAAAAGGAATCTTTACGTTATCTAAAAAACTATCAAAGGCCATTAGAACACATTAGATTAGATTATAAAGACAATAGTAAAAAGATTTTTTACGGTATTTTTATAAGAAAGGATTATATTCTTTATTATGTTAACAAAAAGATCCATGAGATTGTAACTAAATATAATTATAATATCGAAATACCTGTTTTAGTTCTTAATTCATTTAAAAGCTTTTATAGCTTTAGATTCTATTTACTGACAAAAGTTATATTTAAGAATAGGGCAGTTATAAAGTACAAATTATCTACTTTAAGAAAGCTTTTAACATTAGATAATTCGGTTTTTTTAAACAACAGGAATTTCTGTAGATTTATTATAGAAAAAAGTATCAATGAAATTAATCAAACTGATTTATTAAGTCATAAAATTAATTATAAATATGAGCGTAATAAATATAGAAAAGTGGAATATATTATTTTATATAAATCTAAAAAATAA
- a CDS encoding DnaA ATPase domain-containing protein, translating into MNENIENTPEIPEIIKIKCEGIEALFQKYITKLADPLNDERNKNNFSIMDISALANIKIDCIYKQENNEEIYNLILHINPTIYKKLNNDTEKKKRIIDIIEFILNRIKQAFNIEKINFQIEQQISYEQILEPKNTLIINGIKGTPQYTFDNFIVDTSNELAYHYIKNIAENKLRDGLTVLLYGPTGLGKSHLLHAMINEMKQHYEGVVNFYTGEIFFSEVMDAFRKKETYIFREQQIEADMLIIDDLHFALKKANEGFISFYNNILNERINRQKWTLLTTDRHPEDYIFDIVNDTVKEYYETLIQNNTDIQTLNLYIPVRDGTTIKYKLHASFVSRLLSGMVLEIVKPTFMAKKRFFWSRLSSKYLNKDYRLTEEENRLIDIFISEVSSDFRYLNGIVNKVGFRILNEKISLKEALIQSIKDYSNFEIDDIIVNRHVEEKSLKLIIEKLLNGLPYTYERLFSTKRINPELKKIRDLIFYILMEKYFYKQKQLAQVFNTDITTIWRARKNIEKIIEKQQDEETIKLYNKLINNVYN; encoded by the coding sequence ATGAATGAAAATATAGAAAATACACCTGAAATACCTGAAATTATCAAAATAAAATGCGAAGGAATAGAAGCTTTATTTCAAAAATATATAACAAAACTCGCAGATCCTCTAAATGATGAAAGAAATAAAAATAATTTCAGTATTATGGATATTTCTGCTTTAGCTAACATTAAAATTGATTGCATATATAAACAAGAAAACAATGAAGAAATCTATAATCTTATACTACATATAAATCCAACAATATATAAAAAACTAAATAATGACACTGAAAAGAAAAAAAGAATTATCGATATAATAGAATTTATCTTAAATAGAATTAAACAAGCATTTAATATTGAAAAAATAAACTTTCAAATTGAACAACAAATTTCCTATGAACAAATATTAGAGCCTAAAAATACTTTAATCATAAATGGTATAAAGGGAACCCCTCAATATACATTTGATAATTTTATCGTAGATACTAGTAATGAATTAGCATATCACTATATTAAAAATATTGCCGAAAACAAACTACGAGATGGACTAACAGTTTTATTATATGGTCCTACTGGTTTAGGTAAATCTCATTTATTACATGCAATGATAAATGAAATGAAACAACATTATGAAGGAGTAGTAAATTTTTATACAGGAGAAATCTTTTTTAGCGAAGTAATGGATGCATTTCGTAAAAAAGAAACATACATATTTAGAGAACAACAAATTGAAGCTGATATGCTAATTATAGACGACTTACATTTTGCTTTAAAAAAAGCAAATGAAGGATTTATTAGTTTTTATAACAATATATTAAATGAACGAATTAACAGACAGAAATGGACACTACTTACAACTGATAGACACCCTGAAGATTATATTTTTGATATAGTTAATGATACTGTAAAAGAATACTATGAAACACTTATTCAAAATAATACTGATATTCAAACCTTAAACTTATATATTCCAGTAAGAGATGGAACTACAATAAAATACAAACTCCATGCAAGTTTTGTATCAAGACTTTTAAGTGGAATGGTATTAGAAATTGTAAAACCAACCTTTATGGCAAAAAAAAGATTTTTCTGGAGTAGATTATCAAGTAAATATTTAAATAAAGACTATAGATTAACAGAAGAAGAAAATAGACTAATAGATATTTTTATATCTGAAGTTTCTAGTGATTTTAGATATCTAAATGGTATAGTTAATAAAGTTGGTTTTCGTATTTTAAATGAAAAAATAAGTCTTAAAGAAGCTTTAATTCAATCAATAAAAGATTACTCTAACTTTGAAATTGATGATATTATAGTTAACAGACATGTTGAAGAAAAAAGTCTAAAATTAATTATAGAAAAATTATTAAATGGCTTACCTTATACTTATGAAAGATTATTTTCAACAAAGCGAATTAATCCAGAACTAAAGAAAATAAGAGATCTAATTTTTTATATACTAATGGAAAAATATTTTTATAAACAGAAACAGTTAGCTCAAGTTTTCAATACAGATATAACCACAATCTGGAGAGCCAGAAAAAATATTGAAAAAATAATAGAAAAACAACAAGACGAAGAAACTATCAAACTTTATAATAAATTAATAAATAATGTATATAATTAA
- a CDS encoding ParA family protein, with amino-acid sequence MEKFVLSVASHKGGVGKTTLCFELPFLLLERGYKNILIIDLDPQANLSEKFIDDEEVKSKLSVSEFLNYVNEHEFTKDMMITALQLLDEIIIKYPFKKDIISVIGSNLTLSKVKLKMQNNTNIIFRIKEITSIFFKDYDAVIIDLPPSVEFLTILALSISTHFIIPTTLDRDSIQGIDDILSLYNEIHRFYNKNLSFVGIIPTLVDNRTLIDKHLKTALREGYANKVFQSQISRSTKIRESLSFKKYIGEMYSQNEKIIQELNLFTDELLTKIKNSNKNRVGQVS; translated from the coding sequence ATGGAAAAATTTGTACTTTCAGTAGCGTCACATAAGGGTGGGGTAGGGAAGACAACTTTATGTTTTGAATTACCATTTTTATTATTAGAGAGAGGTTATAAAAATATACTAATAATAGATCTTGATCCTCAAGCTAATTTATCTGAAAAGTTTATTGATGACGAAGAAGTGAAAAGTAAACTATCAGTATCTGAATTTTTAAATTATGTAAATGAACATGAATTTACAAAAGATATGATGATAACAGCTTTACAATTATTGGATGAAATAATTATAAAATACCCTTTTAAAAAAGACATTATTAGTGTTATCGGTTCTAACTTAACTTTAAGCAAAGTAAAATTAAAAATGCAAAATAACACAAATATTATTTTCAGAATTAAAGAAATTACGTCTATATTTTTTAAGGATTATGATGCTGTAATTATTGATTTACCACCTAGTGTTGAATTTTTAACTATACTGGCTTTATCCATATCCACTCATTTTATTATTCCAACTACCTTAGATAGAGATTCTATCCAGGGTATTGATGACATATTATCCTTATATAATGAAATTCATAGATTTTATAATAAAAATCTTTCATTTGTAGGAATTATACCAACACTCGTAGATAATAGAACTTTAATAGATAAACATTTAAAAACAGCATTAAGAGAAGGCTATGCTAATAAAGTATTTCAATCCCAAATTAGTAGATCAACCAAAATAAGAGAATCGCTATCTTTTAAAAAATATATTGGTGAAATGTATTCTCAAAACGAAAAAATAATCCAGGAATTAAATCTTTTTACTGATGAATTATTAACTAAAATAAAAAATAGTAATAAAAATAGAGTAGGGCAGGTCAGTTAA
- a CDS encoding ParB/RepB/Spo0J family partition protein yields the protein MSKKKKYEDLLKDKSLFKKNTASGLLSKDANYRITFEDKKYFQDDIPIAKINIKPQVRQKIDTDSESYRELVESIRRRGVLQPIIVVKSVENGEYELVSGERRVTAAKECRYEFIPAVIFEDLTESDILEIQLIENLQREDLTTFEKALGLKTLAEKMFKVDTIDELIKLLSNKLFSKNNNSTSTVEVDTNYSINLRQIYRYVLLFAFPEDCIELVKNSSKFPVRVFDILYKYKNHPEITNIFKLIAEGKLNSTNLNTFLNKLDSNINKEEPAKKKRIRIYNKLKKIDTNFDELLKDDLIVKDKNKAEEIIKQIEYKLNRLKEKLFSK from the coding sequence ATGAGTAAGAAGAAAAAATATGAAGATTTGCTGAAAGATAAATCTTTATTTAAAAAAAATACAGCTTCTGGTTTGTTATCAAAAGATGCTAATTATAGAATTACCTTTGAAGATAAAAAATATTTTCAAGATGATATACCTATAGCTAAGATAAATATAAAACCACAAGTAAGACAAAAAATAGATACAGACTCTGAAAGCTATAGAGAGCTTGTAGAGAGTATTAGAAGAAGAGGGGTATTACAACCTATAATTGTAGTAAAAAGCGTTGAGAATGGAGAATACGAACTTGTAAGTGGAGAAAGAAGAGTAACCGCAGCTAAAGAATGTAGATATGAATTTATACCAGCTGTAATTTTTGAAGATTTAACGGAATCTGACATATTAGAAATTCAATTAATAGAAAATTTACAAAGAGAAGATTTAACCACATTTGAAAAAGCATTAGGATTAAAAACTTTAGCTGAAAAAATGTTTAAAGTGGACACTATTGATGAGCTAATTAAATTGTTATCAAATAAATTATTTTCCAAAAATAATAACTCTACTTCCACAGTGGAAGTGGACACAAATTATTCAATAAATTTACGTCAAATATATCGTTATGTGTTATTATTTGCTTTTCCTGAAGATTGTATTGAATTAGTTAAAAATAGTTCTAAATTTCCTGTAAGAGTTTTTGATATACTTTATAAATATAAAAATCATCCTGAAATAACTAATATTTTTAAATTAATAGCTGAAGGTAAATTAAACTCGACAAATTTAAATACATTTTTAAATAAATTAGATTCAAATATAAATAAAGAAGAACCAGCTAAAAAGAAAAGAATTAGAATTTATAACAAACTTAAAAAAATTGATACTAACTTTGATGAACTATTAAAAGATGATTTAATTGTTAAAGATAAAAATAAAGCTGAAGAAATTATTAAACAAATAGAATATAAATTAAATCGTTTAAAAGAGAAATTATTCTCAAAATAA